In [Leptolyngbya] sp. PCC 7376, a genomic segment contains:
- the ilvB gene encoding biosynthetic-type acetolactate synthase large subunit, whose amino-acid sequence MVPTTSPAANETAVSSEVRSGAYILIDSLKRHGVEFIFGYPGGAILPVYDALHPVDERGEIKHILVRHEQGASHAADGYARATGKVGVCFGTSGPGATNLITGIATAHMDSIPMVVITGQVARPAIGTDAFQETDIFGITLPVVKHSYVVRDPKDMARIVAEAFYIAGTGRPGPVLIDVPKDVGLELCEYIPVEPGSVEITGYKPHFEGDSNKITEALHLISESRQPLLYVGGGAITSGAHAEIKELAERFQIPVTTTLMGLGAFDEHHDLSVGMLGMHGTAYANFAVSECDLLVAVGARFDDRVTGKLDEFASEAKVIHIDIDPAEVGKNRAPEVAIVGDVRHVLIEMLQGGKGLPLSTTPTGDWLAKIDAWKQKHPMVAPVYEDSISPQSVIAELDRQAPDAYYTTDVGQHQMWAAQFLKNGPRRWISSAGLGTMGFGMPAALGVKVAVPDDEVICVSGDASFQMCLQELATLAQYNIAVKTVILNNGWQGMVRQWQQNFYGQRYSASNMEVGMPDFELLAKAFGVKGMVVDKPEDLAGAIAEMIAFDGPVLLDVRVKRDENCYPMVVPGKSNAHMMGIGQENE is encoded by the coding sequence GTGGTTCCTACAACATCCCCCGCAGCAAATGAAACTGCTGTCAGTTCCGAAGTTCGTTCTGGTGCATACATTCTGATTGACAGTTTGAAGCGTCATGGCGTCGAATTCATTTTTGGCTATCCCGGTGGTGCAATCCTGCCTGTGTATGACGCTCTCCATCCAGTGGATGAGCGTGGTGAGATTAAGCACATTCTGGTGCGCCACGAACAAGGTGCATCCCATGCTGCTGACGGATATGCACGGGCAACCGGGAAAGTGGGGGTTTGTTTTGGCACGTCTGGCCCTGGTGCGACAAACTTGATCACAGGTATTGCGACCGCTCATATGGATTCGATCCCGATGGTTGTCATTACAGGGCAAGTCGCTCGACCCGCAATCGGTACCGACGCATTTCAGGAAACCGATATTTTTGGTATTACCTTACCTGTTGTTAAACATTCCTACGTTGTCCGTGACCCGAAAGACATGGCGCGGATTGTGGCAGAGGCATTCTACATCGCTGGTACTGGACGTCCAGGACCTGTATTAATTGATGTTCCTAAGGATGTTGGTTTAGAGCTGTGTGAATATATTCCTGTGGAACCTGGTTCTGTCGAAATTACAGGCTATAAGCCTCACTTTGAAGGGGATTCAAACAAAATTACTGAGGCACTTCACCTCATTTCCGAATCTCGTCAACCTCTGCTCTATGTGGGTGGTGGCGCGATTACATCTGGTGCCCATGCAGAAATTAAAGAGTTAGCTGAACGATTCCAAATTCCTGTAACGACAACATTGATGGGTCTAGGTGCATTTGATGAGCATCATGATCTCTCGGTGGGGATGCTGGGGATGCATGGTACTGCCTACGCAAACTTTGCGGTGAGTGAATGTGATCTATTGGTTGCAGTGGGAGCGCGCTTTGATGATCGAGTTACGGGTAAGCTCGATGAGTTTGCGTCTGAGGCAAAGGTTATTCATATTGATATTGACCCTGCAGAAGTGGGTAAAAATCGTGCACCGGAGGTGGCGATTGTTGGAGATGTTCGTCATGTTCTGATTGAAATGCTTCAGGGTGGCAAGGGACTTCCTTTGAGCACAACACCGACGGGGGATTGGCTCGCGAAGATTGATGCTTGGAAACAAAAGCATCCAATGGTAGCGCCTGTTTATGAGGACAGTATTTCACCGCAATCCGTAATTGCTGAATTGGATCGCCAGGCTCCCGATGCTTATTACACAACTGATGTGGGTCAGCACCAAATGTGGGCGGCGCAATTCTTGAAGAATGGCCCCCGCCGTTGGATTTCTAGTGCAGGTCTCGGCACAATGGGCTTCGGGATGCCTGCTGCACTGGGTGTGAAGGTTGCGGTACCGGATGATGAGGTGATTTGTGTCAGTGGTGATGCGAGTTTCCAAATGTGTTTGCAGGAGTTGGCAACGCTCGCTCAGTACAATATTGCTGTGAAGACTGTCATTCTAAATAATGGTTGGCAGGGTATGGTCCGTCAGTGGCAACAGAATTTCTATGGTCAGCGTTATTCTGCGTCCAATATGGAAGTGGGAATGCCTGATTTTGAGTTGCTGGCAAAGGCTTTTGGCGTGAAAGGCATGGTTGTGGATAAGCCTGAAGATCTCGCTGGGGCGATCGCCGAAATGATTGCTTTTGATGGCCCTGTGTTGTTGGATGTACGGGTGAAGCGTGACGAAAACTGTTATCCCATGGTCGTTCCCGGTAAGAGCAATGCTCACATGATGGGAATTGGTCAGGAGAATGAATAA
- a CDS encoding deoxyribodipyrimidine photo-lyase, translating into MGELVLHWHRRDLRLHDNVALTRARKQSEKVVGVFCFDPAILTADDMAPARVKYLLACLEELSESYCQVGSELLILNGKPVELLPRVTAILKATAVYWNLDVEPYAQKRDHDMAIALRQAGAKVETVWDQLLHPPGKILTKSKSPYKVYSPFWRNWSKQEKAEPLPAIADCAGLSDAEREKIKEFNIELPSLETLGFEWEQPFTVPVGERQSLAQLETFTENFVEAYEGDRNFPAIEGTSRLSAALKFGVIGIRKVWQSTLDALENCRSEEAEKGVTTWQQELAWREFYQHCMFFFPELAKGPYRDEFQAFQWENDETKFQAWCAGKTGYPIVDAAMRQLNETGWMHNRCRMIVASFLTKDLIIDWRWGEKYFMQTLVDGDLSANNGGWQWSASSGMDPKPLRIFNPASQTKKFDAEAEYIRKWLPEVRSLDTKVLVTGKIPSSICEQCNYPEPIVDHAVQQREFKRLYKVMKEG; encoded by the coding sequence GTGGGTGAGTTGGTTTTACATTGGCATCGTCGGGATTTGCGGTTGCATGACAATGTTGCTTTGACTCGCGCACGGAAACAGTCAGAAAAAGTCGTGGGAGTGTTTTGCTTTGATCCCGCCATTCTGACGGCAGATGATATGGCTCCCGCTCGTGTGAAGTATTTGCTGGCTTGTTTGGAAGAGCTGAGTGAAAGCTACTGTCAAGTTGGTAGTGAATTATTGATTTTGAACGGCAAACCGGTGGAGTTATTGCCCCGGGTTACAGCAATTTTAAAAGCGACAGCAGTTTACTGGAATCTCGATGTCGAACCCTATGCCCAAAAACGTGATCATGACATGGCGATCGCCCTGCGACAGGCGGGTGCAAAAGTAGAAACTGTTTGGGATCAGCTGTTACATCCTCCCGGCAAAATCCTGACGAAATCAAAATCACCCTATAAAGTTTATTCACCGTTTTGGCGCAATTGGTCGAAACAAGAGAAAGCTGAACCTTTACCAGCGATCGCCGATTGTGCGGGATTGAGTGACGCAGAACGAGAAAAAATAAAAGAATTTAATATTGAGCTGCCGAGTCTCGAAACTTTGGGGTTTGAATGGGAGCAACCTTTTACTGTGCCTGTGGGAGAACGACAGAGTTTGGCGCAATTAGAAACGTTTACTGAGAATTTTGTGGAAGCCTATGAGGGCGATCGCAACTTCCCTGCTATAGAAGGAACATCTCGATTAAGCGCAGCATTAAAATTTGGAGTAATCGGTATTAGAAAAGTTTGGCAATCAACCCTCGATGCCCTTGAAAATTGTCGTAGTGAAGAAGCTGAAAAAGGAGTCACAACATGGCAACAAGAATTAGCTTGGCGAGAATTTTATCAGCACTGTATGTTCTTTTTTCCCGAGCTAGCCAAAGGTCCATACCGTGATGAGTTTCAAGCTTTCCAATGGGAAAATGACGAGACAAAATTTCAAGCTTGGTGTGCCGGAAAAACAGGTTATCCGATTGTCGATGCAGCGATGCGGCAACTTAATGAAACGGGCTGGATGCATAATCGCTGCCGGATGATTGTGGCGAGTTTCCTGACGAAAGATTTGATTATTGATTGGCGGTGGGGCGAAAAATATTTTATGCAAACCCTTGTCGATGGCGACCTTTCGGCAAACAATGGTGGTTGGCAATGGAGTGCTTCAAGCGGTATGGATCCGAAGCCGTTGCGTATCTTTAATCCTGCCTCCCAAACAAAAAAGTTTGATGCGGAAGCTGAATATATTCGTAAATGGCTACCGGAAGTGCGATCATTAGATACGAAGGTTTTAGTGACAGGTAAAATTCCGAGTTCGATTTGTGAGCAATGTAATTATCCCGAACCGATTGTGGATCATGCAGTTCAACAACGAGAATTTAAGCGTCTTTATAAGGTAATGAAAGAAGGGTAA
- a CDS encoding metallophosphoesterase, with amino-acid sequence MQQLDNFIKSLFSKGRRSPQRIGVIGDVHCEDWALETAIKFLQAQDTDIVLCVGDLADGNGDLNKCCEILQRHQIPTVSGNHDRWLLSEQARSLPEATLLKTVSTEAQQFLRVCPSTLDLQTSYGLMQLCHGLSENDMASVGIDDFGYALECNEELQGYLYGGHYQLVICGHTHRRMVRHFKQLTIINAGTIKQEHDPCCTIIDLENYRVLFHNFENECKITTTPASSINLRESF; translated from the coding sequence GTGCAACAGCTGGATAACTTTATCAAATCACTCTTTTCAAAAGGTCGGCGATCGCCACAACGAATTGGAGTGATTGGGGATGTCCACTGTGAAGATTGGGCATTAGAAACAGCCATCAAATTCTTGCAAGCACAAGATACCGATATAGTTTTGTGCGTTGGGGATCTGGCTGATGGTAACGGTGATTTAAATAAGTGCTGTGAAATCTTGCAGCGACACCAGATTCCAACAGTCTCTGGAAATCATGATCGTTGGCTTCTGTCAGAACAAGCTCGTTCTTTGCCGGAGGCTACGCTATTAAAGACTGTCTCCACTGAAGCACAACAGTTTTTACGAGTGTGCCCTTCCACTCTCGATCTTCAGACAAGCTATGGCTTGATGCAGCTCTGTCATGGTTTAAGCGAAAATGATATGGCCTCCGTCGGCATTGATGATTTTGGCTATGCCCTCGAATGTAATGAGGAACTACAAGGTTATTTGTATGGTGGCCATTACCAACTCGTGATTTGTGGTCATACTCATCGCCGAATGGTTCGCCATTTTAAACAATTGACGATCATCAATGCCGGAACAATCAAGCAAGAACATGATCCCTGCTGCACCATTATTGATTTAGAAAATTATCGGGTCTTATTTCACAATTTTGAGAACGAATGCAAAATTACGACCACACCTGCATCATCAATAAATCTTCGTGAAAGTTTTTAA
- a CDS encoding YdiU family protein: MSSPSKLSAEPRVTTFDEFVQLADYSLMDTLNADPDATVDGDDHRARQVFSGHFVPVKPTLIAEPEYIAHSSTFFKELGLSDELAFDEKFRQVFSGDISAANDPMHPFGWATGYALSIYGTEYIQNCPFGTGNGYGDGRAISIFEGIINGDRWEMQLKGGGPTPYCRGADGRAVLRSSVREFLAQEHMHALGVPTSRSLTLYVSKSETIKRPWYSQDSYSYEPDILIDNPVAIATRVAPSFLRVGQLELFARRARSNSHPKALEELHMIVSHLIEREYKSEINQNLSFADQLVELAKLFRQRLTTLVANWVRVGYCQGNFNSDNCAAGGFTLDYGPFGFCEKFDPWFQPWTGGGEKFSFFNQSTAAEANFHMFWKTVRLLLEENTESLEAFDQVRRGFAKAMQAQLQKMWAAKLGLTEFNLELFKTLMELMTESEVDYTIFFRELSHIPEDISALKKSFYTDTSPQVDEQWQAWLNNWRNLAIKDSDLAEISTQMKQTNPKYTWREWLIVPAYQQAMQGEYALVRELQEVLSHPYDEQSEEVEDKYYRLRPKAFFNTGGVSHYSCSS, encoded by the coding sequence ATGTCATCTCCATCTAAACTATCTGCTGAACCCCGCGTAACAACCTTTGACGAGTTTGTGCAATTGGCGGATTATTCTCTGATGGACACATTAAATGCTGATCCTGATGCCACAGTGGATGGAGATGATCACCGCGCTCGACAGGTTTTTTCTGGCCATTTTGTACCAGTGAAACCCACCCTCATTGCAGAACCAGAATATATAGCCCATAGCAGTACTTTTTTTAAGGAACTTGGACTGAGTGATGAGCTGGCGTTTGATGAAAAATTTCGCCAAGTATTTTCTGGCGATATCTCTGCTGCAAACGATCCTATGCATCCGTTTGGCTGGGCAACAGGTTATGCACTGTCGATTTACGGCACTGAATATATCCAAAATTGTCCTTTCGGCACGGGTAATGGTTATGGCGATGGTCGGGCAATATCCATATTTGAAGGCATCATCAACGGCGATCGCTGGGAAATGCAATTAAAAGGTGGTGGCCCAACGCCTTATTGTCGTGGTGCTGATGGACGTGCAGTCCTGCGCTCTAGTGTGCGTGAGTTTTTAGCACAAGAACATATGCATGCTTTGGGTGTGCCAACATCACGCTCTTTGACATTGTATGTTTCTAAATCTGAGACTATTAAACGGCCTTGGTATTCCCAAGACTCCTACTCCTATGAGCCGGATATTTTGATCGATAATCCAGTGGCGATCGCCACCCGCGTTGCACCATCTTTTTTGCGTGTGGGTCAGCTAGAGTTATTTGCCCGTCGTGCGCGTAGCAATTCTCATCCAAAGGCATTAGAAGAGCTACACATGATTGTTTCTCATTTAATTGAGCGAGAATATAAAAGTGAAATTAACCAAAACCTTAGTTTCGCAGACCAATTAGTTGAGTTAGCCAAGCTATTTCGTCAGCGTCTTACGACCTTGGTTGCTAATTGGGTGCGGGTAGGTTATTGCCAAGGGAATTTCAATAGTGATAACTGTGCGGCTGGTGGTTTCACCCTCGACTATGGGCCATTTGGATTTTGTGAAAAATTTGACCCTTGGTTTCAACCTTGGACGGGTGGCGGTGAAAAGTTTTCATTCTTCAATCAATCAACCGCAGCAGAAGCAAATTTCCATATGTTTTGGAAAACTGTGAGACTGCTACTCGAAGAAAATACTGAATCTTTAGAAGCTTTCGATCAAGTACGCCGTGGCTTTGCAAAAGCTATGCAAGCGCAACTGCAAAAAATGTGGGCTGCCAAACTTGGCTTGACTGAATTTAATCTAGAGCTATTCAAAACGTTAATGGAGCTAATGACTGAGTCAGAAGTTGATTACACCATCTTCTTCCGTGAGTTGTCCCACATACCAGAAGATATCTCTGCATTAAAGAAGAGTTTTTATACTGACACTTCACCGCAAGTCGATGAACAATGGCAAGCTTGGCTAAATAACTGGCGCAATCTCGCCATTAAAGACAGTGATTTGGCTGAGATATCAACCCAGATGAAACAAACAAACCCAAAATATACATGGCGAGAGTGGTTGATTGTCCCCGCCTATCAACAGGCTATGCAGGGTGAGTACGCCTTAGTTAGAGAGTTACAAGAGGTACTGAGTCATCCATATGACGAGCAATCAGAAGAAGTAGAGGATAAATACTATCGTCTAAGACCTAAGGCATTTTTTAACACTGGCGGTGTGTCGCACTATAGTTGTTCGTCTTAA
- a CDS encoding photosystem II S4 domain protein produces MNLPKDDLLKGAENREELSRILDQADQAFRTWDIVQTDFLSPPVLYEATAILGRLTEFSFIKGGGYPQAERQRLAIARNEIPLEAEHIEIAAIDISGNFLFDTATHRDFLGSLLGTGLVREKVGDILVLGDRGAQALVIPELVSFLETSLVQVRSVPVKTRPIPIEELKVRPPKKKELTTVEASLRLDAIASAGLGMSRSKMADAISKGNVKVNWKTITQTSYNVKDGDLISLRGKGRVEVGEVNMTKKERYRVQLTRFV; encoded by the coding sequence ATGAATCTACCGAAAGATGATCTCCTGAAGGGTGCAGAAAATCGCGAGGAACTCAGTCGCATTCTTGACCAAGCGGATCAAGCTTTTCGGACTTGGGACATAGTACAAACGGATTTTTTGTCACCACCCGTCCTCTATGAAGCAACGGCAATTTTGGGACGACTAACAGAGTTTAGCTTCATAAAGGGTGGTGGCTATCCCCAAGCTGAACGTCAAAGGCTGGCGATCGCCCGTAATGAAATCCCTCTTGAAGCGGAACACATCGAAATTGCAGCCATTGATATTAGCGGTAATTTTTTATTCGATACGGCGACCCACCGCGATTTTCTCGGTTCACTCCTTGGAACAGGTTTAGTGCGGGAAAAAGTTGGCGATATTTTAGTGTTAGGCGATCGCGGTGCCCAGGCATTAGTTATTCCCGAACTGGTTTCTTTCCTCGAAACCTCGTTAGTTCAAGTTCGTTCTGTTCCTGTTAAAACTCGACCCATTCCCATTGAAGAGCTAAAAGTTCGGCCACCAAAAAAGAAAGAATTAACGACGGTAGAAGCTTCTTTAAGATTGGATGCGATCGCCTCAGCTGGATTAGGAATGTCTCGCTCGAAGATGGCAGACGCAATCAGCAAAGGGAACGTCAAAGTCAACTGGAAAACCATTACCCAGACTAGCTACAACGTTAAAGATGGCGATTTGATTTCCCTGCGCGGCAAAGGTCGTGTGGAAGTCGGCGAAGTCAATATGACGAAAAAAGAACGATATCGCGTGCAGCTAACTCGCTTTGTCTAA